A section of the Opitutaceae bacterium genome encodes:
- a CDS encoding M81 family metallopeptidase: protein MKRILIAECKQEVSTFNPDPSDYNDFIIRRGEEILRYHRDIGYEVGGALGVFDAEPDIEVVPTYSALSITSCGSLTASSWKRLAGELLESLRSAPKADGVYFCLHGAMCAETESDPEGYLLQEARRILGEDIPIVASLDLHGILTNRMLELCDAVVPYHTYPHVDFRQTGERAARLLLRILRGEARPVTAKVDIPALVRGDELITETGLFGRNIRAAEAFEQSPAGLAAGMFIGNPFTDVPELRTYSVATANADAPAAERAAMSMAREFWENHERMQVPLVSLDEMVGIAKEPRSGTLGLVDAADATSSGASGDGNIIIRRLRDAGYTGRVLAPLVDAPAVERAVAAGVGATLTTAVGGTLDTGRFQPWEITAKVRLLSDGRIRSESFGGHWYSGPTAVLESDGLTLVVTSRAVHLYDRSLFFAHGQDPRHFDAVVIKSPHCQHHMYAAWCARMVNVDAPGSTSANLRSLGHTRCPRPIFPLDAHVPFSPVARIFQRPRYRS from the coding sequence ATGAAACGCATACTCATCGCCGAATGCAAACAGGAGGTCTCGACCTTCAATCCTGACCCGAGCGACTACAATGACTTCATCATCCGGCGGGGTGAGGAAATCCTGCGCTACCACCGGGACATTGGCTATGAGGTGGGTGGTGCACTCGGCGTGTTCGACGCGGAACCGGACATCGAGGTCGTTCCGACCTACAGCGCGCTGTCGATCACATCCTGCGGCTCCCTCACCGCGTCATCCTGGAAACGGCTCGCTGGTGAACTTCTGGAATCCCTGCGTTCGGCTCCCAAAGCCGATGGCGTCTATTTCTGCCTGCATGGCGCGATGTGTGCTGAAACGGAGTCGGATCCCGAGGGGTATCTGCTCCAGGAAGCGCGCCGGATTCTCGGCGAGGACATTCCGATCGTCGCATCACTTGATCTCCACGGCATCCTGACGAATCGCATGCTCGAACTTTGCGACGCGGTCGTTCCCTATCACACCTATCCGCACGTCGATTTCCGGCAGACAGGAGAACGGGCTGCCCGGTTGTTGCTGCGAATACTGCGCGGTGAGGCGCGGCCGGTGACCGCAAAGGTTGACATTCCCGCTCTGGTCCGGGGCGACGAGCTTATCACGGAGACGGGGCTGTTTGGCCGGAACATTCGCGCGGCCGAGGCGTTTGAGCAATCGCCCGCCGGGTTGGCTGCGGGAATGTTCATTGGCAATCCGTTCACAGACGTGCCCGAACTTCGCACCTACAGCGTGGCGACGGCAAATGCCGATGCACCGGCGGCTGAACGAGCCGCGATGTCCATGGCCAGGGAATTTTGGGAGAACCATGAACGCATGCAGGTGCCCTTGGTCAGCCTTGATGAAATGGTCGGGATCGCGAAGGAGCCGCGAAGCGGCACGCTCGGGCTCGTCGATGCGGCTGATGCGACGAGTTCCGGCGCCTCGGGAGATGGCAATATAATTATCCGGCGGCTGCGTGACGCGGGGTACACCGGCCGGGTTCTGGCTCCGCTGGTCGATGCGCCCGCGGTCGAGCGCGCAGTTGCGGCCGGAGTTGGCGCCACCCTCACAACCGCCGTGGGCGGGACGCTCGATACCGGGCGGTTTCAACCCTGGGAAATCACGGCAAAGGTCCGGCTGCTTTCGGACGGCAGGATCCGCAGCGAGTCATTTGGCGGCCACTGGTACTCCGGTCCCACGGCGGTGCTTGAGTCGGACGGACTGACCCTGGTCGTCACCTCGCGCGCCGTGCACCTGTACGATCGATCGCTCTTTTTCGCCCATGGCCAGGATCCGCGACATTTCGATGCGGTCGTCATCAAGTCCCCGCATTGCCAGCATCACATGTATGCGGCGTGGTGTGCCCGAATGGTGAATGTTGACGCGCCGGGTTCGACCAGCGCCAATCTCCGCAGCCTGGGTCACACTCGCTGCCCGCGCCCCATTTTCCCGCTGGACGCCCATGTGCCTTTCTCTCCTGTGGCGCGGATCTTCCAGCGCCCGCGTTATCGCTCCTGA
- a CDS encoding mandelate racemase/muconate lactonizing enzyme family protein translates to MKIREIRCAGLRGATPEGGWSNELRPEDCVHTLVAVHTDEGAVGLGSVFTNDALVRSALAVLQPLYHGENALEPERVSEKLHQHMFWLGRGGSITHAISGIDIALWDILGQATSQPVSRLLGGRHRERVQPYASLLMDEPARLRDRLLVVKEQGFRAFKIGWGPFGRVSAKTDRAIVEAAREAIGPEASLMVDAGGSDAHWPNGYRWALNTARMLAEYDVRWFEEALAPDAIEDFIKLREHSPVPISGGEVLTRRQSFLPWIERRALDIVQPDVTKVGGMSEERRIAWAAEDHGIRFIPHGWNTAVGLAADLHLAAAIPGTDLVEYLTGSPFIDEITVGGWTLGRDGMLAIPDTPGLGLKLDPDALRKYTRGESLLD, encoded by the coding sequence ATGAAAATCCGTGAAATTCGCTGCGCAGGACTGCGCGGCGCGACCCCTGAAGGAGGCTGGAGCAATGAGCTGAGGCCTGAGGACTGTGTGCACACGCTTGTCGCCGTGCACACCGATGAAGGAGCCGTCGGGCTTGGCAGCGTCTTCACGAACGACGCGCTGGTCCGCTCAGCCCTCGCGGTGCTGCAGCCGCTCTACCATGGGGAGAACGCGCTCGAGCCGGAGCGCGTCAGCGAGAAGCTGCACCAGCACATGTTCTGGCTTGGGCGCGGTGGTTCGATCACCCACGCCATAAGCGGGATCGACATTGCGCTCTGGGATATCCTTGGACAGGCGACGAGTCAGCCGGTCAGCCGGCTCCTCGGCGGGCGTCACCGGGAGCGGGTGCAGCCGTATGCATCGCTTCTGATGGATGAACCCGCGCGGCTGCGCGACCGCCTGCTTGTCGTGAAGGAACAGGGATTCCGCGCATTCAAGATCGGCTGGGGCCCGTTTGGGCGTGTCAGCGCGAAGACGGACCGGGCCATCGTTGAGGCCGCGCGTGAGGCTATCGGTCCGGAAGCCAGCCTGATGGTGGATGCCGGTGGCAGCGACGCCCATTGGCCGAACGGCTATCGCTGGGCGCTGAACACGGCGCGCATGCTGGCGGAGTATGATGTTCGCTGGTTTGAGGAGGCGCTCGCTCCGGATGCCATCGAGGATTTCATCAAGCTTCGCGAGCACTCCCCTGTGCCGATTTCGGGCGGCGAGGTGCTGACACGGCGCCAGTCCTTCCTGCCGTGGATTGAACGCCGGGCGCTCGATATTGTGCAACCGGACGTGACCAAGGTCGGCGGCATGAGCGAGGAGCGGAGAATTGCGTGGGCGGCCGAGGATCACGGCATCCGCTTCATTCCGCATGGCTGGAACACGGCGGTGGGGCTTGCGGCGGACCTGCATCTCGCAGCCGCCATCCCCGGCACCGATCTCGTTGAATACCTGACTGGATCGCCTTTCATCGACGAGATCACTGTCGGAGGTTGGACGCTCGGCCGGGATGGCATGCTTGCCATTCCGGATACTCCCGGACTTGGCTTGAAGCTCGATCCCGATGCGCTGAGAAAATACACGCGCGGCGAGAGCCTCCTGGACTGA
- a CDS encoding MHS family MFS transporter, with product MSTSRASGSPFSRVVVSSMMGTAIEWYDFFLYGTAAALVFNHLFFPTLEPLAGTMAAFASYAVGFFARPLGGIVFGHFGDRIGRKSMLITTLVMMGVATFLVGLLPTYDQVGLWAPILLVVLRIVQGLAVGGEWGGAVLMVAEHSGHDRRGFFVSWVQVGVPVGLLLATGVFALFSYLPERSFLAWGWRVPFLLGIVLTGLGFFIRLKVMESPVFEQARKTGGDRRAPRLPIVEVLRTHKKNVFLSMGARMAENAFFYIFTVWVLSYATQNLGLSRSSLLNGVLIGSAVQIVAIPWFGALSDRIGRKPVYLGGTVFLLAFVMPFFWLVETRSEPLVWLAIVVGMVGHAALYGPQAAFFSELFGTGTRYTGASLGYQLAAPFAGGLAPLIASALLRSSGGATWPIAVYLGFLGVITLVSVKLAAETHRTNLSEDPATAQR from the coding sequence ATGAGCACCTCCCGCGCTTCGGGCTCTCCGTTCAGTCGCGTCGTCGTTTCCAGCATGATGGGCACGGCGATCGAGTGGTATGACTTTTTTCTGTACGGCACCGCCGCAGCACTGGTTTTCAATCACTTGTTCTTCCCGACGCTCGAGCCGCTGGCGGGCACGATGGCGGCTTTTGCGAGCTACGCTGTCGGATTCTTCGCGCGACCGCTGGGCGGAATTGTGTTCGGCCATTTCGGCGACCGCATTGGCCGGAAATCCATGCTGATCACCACACTCGTCATGATGGGTGTGGCCACCTTCCTGGTAGGACTCCTGCCGACCTACGACCAGGTTGGATTGTGGGCGCCCATCCTGCTCGTGGTGCTGCGCATTGTCCAGGGGCTCGCCGTCGGTGGCGAGTGGGGCGGCGCGGTGCTGATGGTTGCCGAGCATTCGGGTCATGACCGGCGCGGATTCTTTGTCAGCTGGGTTCAGGTGGGCGTGCCTGTCGGCCTGCTGCTGGCCACGGGCGTTTTCGCCCTTTTCTCCTATCTTCCGGAAAGAAGTTTTCTCGCATGGGGGTGGCGCGTGCCATTCCTGCTCGGCATCGTGCTGACCGGACTGGGATTCTTCATTCGCCTGAAGGTGATGGAGAGCCCCGTTTTTGAGCAGGCGCGCAAGACAGGGGGAGACAGGCGCGCGCCGCGTTTGCCGATTGTCGAGGTGCTTCGCACCCACAAGAAAAACGTGTTCCTGTCCATGGGGGCGCGCATGGCGGAGAATGCCTTCTTCTACATCTTCACCGTCTGGGTTCTCAGCTATGCCACTCAGAACCTGGGTCTTTCGCGCAGTTCCCTGCTCAACGGCGTGCTGATCGGCTCCGCGGTCCAGATCGTGGCGATCCCGTGGTTCGGCGCGCTTTCGGATCGGATCGGGCGAAAGCCGGTGTACTTGGGGGGGACCGTGTTCCTGCTGGCCTTCGTGATGCCGTTCTTCTGGTTGGTTGAGACTCGCAGCGAGCCGCTCGTCTGGCTGGCCATCGTGGTCGGCATGGTGGGGCACGCGGCGCTTTACGGACCGCAGGCCGCGTTTTTTTCGGAGCTCTTTGGCACGGGCACGCGCTATACGGGAGCCTCGCTCGGCTACCAGCTTGCCGCCCCATTTGCCGGCGGGCTCGCGCCCTTGATCGCCTCCGCGCTGCTCCGATCGTCGGGCGGGGCGACCTGGCCGATCGCGGTCTATCTCGGCTTTCTCGGCGTGATAACCTTGGTCAGTGTGAAACTGGCGGCGGAGACTCATCGCACGAACTTGAGTGAGGATCCGGCGACTGCCCAACGATGA
- a CDS encoding prolyl oligopeptidase family serine peptidase, which translates to MLKTHSFACACVNAACVLVAAAVLLPVQAMAETTHATPQPLALFRTALGLPDRPDGIGEEEWSRLLQSGAELQRRLESLREDGDGAKWPIPTDLLADAEAHWRNVLWLFRYEEKLEAGDVERIERALDEGKARAVELAAGTAGWTNRRGRLLRGFVSAIDGSFQPYGLIVPKAYVPGRPIRLDVVLHGSTRPRGGVALRISNRFIEAPDSPPVEEQDFIELYPLGRVENCYRWAGETDIFEAIEAVCRQYSIDRERIVLRGFSMGASGTWHVGLKHPDRFAALGPYCGYVDTYRFSASPNPRFVRVADLPPVQAAGLHLNDAIDYAANAGVVPVVAAMGELDPGFFNHVYMAEAFAKEGLKLVNLIAPGTAHQIHRETQARQLQQIATLIEARVGKVPRTLRFVTWSLKYAHCHWIELRQLGHHYERAEISVRQDDEGVVRVEALRNIECFALDRSRLPGPMTGLVVLGEKLPLPPHEPVVVVEKTNAGWQWVKSDEGATPRSKRPGLQGPIDDAFTGAFLCVRGTGEPWHPQIAAWAEASLRRFAYEWSRYMGGELPVKNDTEVTPEDLRTRHLVLFGDPGSNRWIREALPSLPVEWTPETVGFDRRVSAATHAPVLICASPLPGAEGHYIVVNSGHTFHEWEFSTVNYLLFPHLGDWALVETQADATTWKPGAPSFPERILESGYFDESWRR; encoded by the coding sequence ATGCTGAAGACTCATTCCTTCGCTTGCGCGTGCGTCAATGCAGCGTGCGTGCTCGTGGCTGCAGCGGTCCTGCTGCCCGTGCAGGCCATGGCAGAAACGACCCACGCGACGCCGCAGCCGTTGGCTCTGTTTCGCACCGCACTCGGCCTGCCTGACCGGCCTGACGGGATTGGGGAGGAGGAGTGGAGCCGCCTGCTGCAATCAGGGGCAGAGCTGCAACGCCGTCTGGAGTCGCTCCGTGAGGACGGCGATGGTGCGAAGTGGCCGATTCCAACTGACCTTCTGGCGGATGCGGAAGCTCACTGGCGCAATGTACTCTGGCTGTTCCGGTATGAGGAGAAACTGGAGGCGGGGGATGTCGAACGCATCGAACGCGCGCTCGACGAAGGCAAGGCCCGGGCGGTGGAGCTGGCCGCGGGCACCGCTGGCTGGACGAATCGAAGGGGCCGGTTGCTTCGTGGTTTTGTGTCCGCCATCGACGGGTCCTTTCAGCCCTATGGCCTGATCGTGCCGAAGGCGTACGTTCCCGGGAGGCCGATCCGGCTGGATGTCGTGCTTCACGGCAGCACCCGTCCGCGCGGTGGTGTCGCGCTGCGCATCAGCAATCGTTTCATTGAGGCGCCGGATTCTCCGCCGGTTGAAGAGCAGGATTTTATCGAACTGTATCCGTTGGGCAGGGTGGAGAATTGCTATCGCTGGGCCGGCGAGACGGACATCTTCGAGGCGATTGAAGCCGTCTGTCGCCAGTACTCCATTGACCGCGAACGGATCGTGCTGCGTGGTTTTTCGATGGGAGCCTCAGGAACCTGGCATGTTGGATTGAAGCATCCGGACCGTTTCGCGGCGCTCGGTCCCTATTGTGGATATGTCGATACGTACCGCTTTTCCGCATCGCCGAATCCGCGTTTCGTGCGCGTGGCCGATCTTCCTCCGGTGCAGGCGGCCGGGCTTCATCTCAACGACGCGATCGATTACGCCGCCAATGCCGGCGTGGTACCCGTGGTCGCTGCGATGGGTGAGCTGGACCCCGGCTTCTTCAATCACGTTTACATGGCGGAGGCGTTTGCGAAGGAAGGGCTGAAGCTGGTCAACCTCATTGCGCCAGGGACAGCGCACCAGATTCACCGGGAGACCCAGGCCAGGCAGTTGCAGCAGATCGCTACGTTGATTGAGGCGCGCGTGGGAAAGGTGCCGCGGACCCTGCGCTTCGTCACCTGGTCGCTGAAGTATGCCCACTGCCACTGGATCGAGTTGAGACAGCTCGGCCATCACTATGAACGGGCTGAGATTTCTGTCCGACAGGACGATGAGGGAGTTGTCAGGGTCGAGGCTCTGCGGAACATTGAGTGCTTTGCGCTGGATCGCTCGCGGCTGCCGGGACCGATGACGGGGCTTGTGGTGCTGGGGGAAAAGTTGCCGCTCCCGCCGCACGAGCCGGTTGTCGTTGTCGAAAAAACCAACGCAGGCTGGCAATGGGTAAAGTCGGATGAAGGCGCGACTCCGCGTTCCAAGCGACCGGGGTTGCAGGGACCGATCGACGATGCGTTTACGGGGGCGTTTCTGTGCGTGCGCGGCACGGGCGAGCCGTGGCACCCGCAGATTGCCGCGTGGGCCGAGGCCTCGCTCCGTCGCTTTGCCTACGAATGGTCGCGTTACATGGGAGGAGAACTGCCGGTGAAGAACGACACCGAGGTGACGCCGGAGGACCTGCGCACGCGCCACCTTGTGCTGTTCGGCGATCCCGGCAGCAATCGGTGGATAAGGGAAGCGCTCCCATCCCTGCCGGTGGAGTGGACGCCTGAGACGGTCGGTTTCGACCGACGCGTGTCCGCCGCGACCCATGCTCCGGTCCTGATCTGCGCGAGCCCCCTTCCCGGAGCGGAAGGTCACTACATCGTGGTGAACAGTGGTCACACCTTTCACGAGTGGGAATTCTCGACGGTGAACTACCTCCTGTTTCCCCATCTCGGAGATTGGGCGCTGGTCGAAACGCAAGCGGATGCGACGACCTGGAAGCCCGGGGCCCCATCGTTTCCCGAGCGCATCCTGGAATCAGGCTATTTCGACGAAAGCTGGAGGCGTTGA
- a CDS encoding DoxX family protein, with translation MKKLLQLSFLPSSADAALLLIRVYFGLSLLWLHGKGKVEAFSTMRTTFYDPLGVGNSTSYFLALFGEVVFPILIILGLFTRLAALGSAFGLGVAFFLIHKGQLSGPTSGELAFLYIGAFLTLFIAGGGRFSVDARKGSNL, from the coding sequence ATGAAAAAGCTCCTTCAACTCAGCTTCCTTCCCAGCAGCGCCGATGCCGCGCTTCTTCTGATCCGCGTCTATTTCGGCCTCTCGCTGCTCTGGCTTCACGGCAAGGGCAAGGTCGAGGCGTTCTCCACGATGCGTACGACATTCTACGATCCCCTTGGCGTGGGCAACAGCACCAGCTACTTCCTCGCCTTGTTCGGCGAGGTGGTTTTCCCGATCCTCATCATCCTCGGACTCTTCACCCGCCTGGCTGCGCTCGGATCGGCATTTGGACTCGGTGTGGCATTCTTTCTGATACACAAGGGTCAGCTCTCGGGACCGACCAGCGGTGAACTGGCGTTCCTCTACATCGGTGCCTTCCTCACCCTCTTTATCGCCGGCGGCGGCCGCTTCTCCGTCGACGCCCGGAAGGGTTCGAATCTCTGA
- the aroB gene encoding 3-dehydroquinate synthase — MVDQYFVKLGERGYPIYFGGDLAAGIHSKREALRTAGRGVVAVIDGAVAEKQATAVGAILGDTPRLLVNPGESSKSLGNLGTILDFMAAHRLDRSSVLIAIGGGVIGDLAGFAAASFLRGIAFWQVPTTLLAMVDSSVGGKTGINLAAGKNLAGAFHQPSQVFISTGLLATLPDREFAAGCAEVIKYGLLGDPELLERLEESALTPRSPDLAGVIRRCCEAKARVVEADEFERAAQGGRALLNLGHTFGHAIEQATGYGAYLHGEAVAIGLAAAARLSLKLGYLSPADIARVEALIVAHGLPVRLREPVSLGVLTAAMARDKKVRAGRLRFVVMRRLGEAATQDDVDPQLAESAFREVGAVP; from the coding sequence ATGGTCGATCAGTACTTTGTCAAACTAGGCGAGCGCGGCTACCCGATATATTTCGGGGGCGACCTGGCGGCCGGGATTCATTCCAAGCGGGAGGCCCTGAGGACCGCGGGGCGGGGCGTTGTGGCTGTGATCGATGGTGCCGTCGCCGAAAAGCAGGCGACCGCGGTTGGCGCGATCCTGGGGGACACCCCAAGGCTGCTGGTCAACCCAGGGGAATCCAGCAAGTCGCTCGGCAACCTGGGCACCATACTCGATTTCATGGCGGCCCATCGTCTCGATCGGAGCAGCGTGCTCATTGCGATCGGGGGCGGTGTGATCGGGGATCTGGCGGGCTTCGCGGCGGCGAGCTTTCTGCGCGGGATAGCGTTCTGGCAGGTTCCGACCACACTGCTTGCGATGGTCGACAGTTCGGTTGGGGGCAAGACCGGCATCAATCTCGCGGCGGGGAAGAATCTCGCCGGTGCGTTTCACCAGCCGTCGCAGGTCTTCATTTCGACGGGTCTGCTTGCGACGCTGCCGGACAGGGAGTTTGCGGCGGGTTGCGCGGAGGTCATCAAGTACGGACTCCTCGGCGATCCCGAACTTCTGGAGCGACTGGAGGAGTCGGCCCTGACGCCGCGAAGCCCCGATCTTGCGGGCGTGATCCGGCGTTGCTGCGAGGCCAAGGCGCGTGTCGTGGAGGCGGATGAATTTGAGCGCGCCGCGCAGGGCGGGCGGGCGCTGTTGAACCTTGGACACACGTTTGGCCACGCGATCGAGCAGGCGACCGGTTACGGCGCCTACCTTCACGGCGAGGCTGTCGCCATCGGGCTCGCCGCGGCGGCCAGGTTGTCGTTGAAACTTGGATACCTGAGCCCGGCGGACATCGCGCGGGTCGAAGCGCTGATCGTCGCGCACGGCCTGCCGGTGCGCCTGCGCGAACCGGTGTCGCTCGGTGTCCTCACCGCGGCGATGGCGCGCGACAAGAAGGTCCGTGCGGGGCGCCTTCGTTTTGTGGTGATGAGACGGCTGGGCGAGGCGGCGACCCAGGATGATGTCGATCCGCAACTGGCGGAGTCGGCCTTTCGAGAGGTGGGCGCGGTGCCTTAG
- the lpxA gene encoding acyl-ACP--UDP-N-acetylglucosamine O-acyltransferase produces the protein MSAIHPQVIVEDGVSIAPDVTVMAGAVLRRGTRLESGVVVHPYAVIGGEPQDLRFSAATVSGVRVGEGTTVREYVTINRSTKAEGFTTVGRNCFLMAGVHLGHDSQVGDQVVLANNVLLAGHVHVGDRAFIGGGCAIHQFCRVGEGAMIGGLARITVDVPPFSMVAERDELVGLNIVGLKRRGLPRETMRELKEAFRHVFFTPGNIRAIAAGLLPAARAPEVRLFLEFFSGGKRGFSRPRRGRPVEDSAE, from the coding sequence ATGAGTGCAATACACCCCCAGGTGATCGTTGAGGATGGAGTTTCAATTGCCCCGGACGTGACAGTCATGGCAGGCGCCGTGCTCCGCCGCGGCACGCGTTTGGAGAGCGGTGTTGTTGTCCACCCCTATGCGGTGATCGGGGGCGAACCGCAGGATCTTCGTTTCTCAGCGGCGACGGTTTCGGGTGTCAGGGTGGGGGAGGGGACAACCGTGCGCGAGTACGTGACGATCAACCGTTCGACCAAGGCCGAGGGCTTCACGACGGTCGGCAGGAATTGCTTCCTCATGGCGGGGGTGCACCTCGGACACGATTCGCAGGTGGGAGACCAGGTTGTGCTGGCGAACAATGTGCTGCTTGCTGGTCACGTGCACGTTGGAGATCGGGCGTTCATTGGCGGGGGATGTGCGATTCACCAGTTCTGCCGCGTCGGCGAGGGGGCGATGATTGGCGGGCTGGCCCGCATCACGGTGGATGTGCCGCCGTTTTCGATGGTCGCCGAGCGCGACGAACTGGTGGGCCTGAATATTGTCGGGCTCAAGCGTCGCGGCCTTCCGCGTGAAACCATGCGCGAACTCAAGGAGGCGTTCCGGCATGTCTTTTTCACGCCTGGCAACATTCGTGCGATTGCAGCGGGCTTGCTGCCGGCGGCGCGAGCACCCGAGGTCAGGCTGTTTCTCGAATTCTTCTCGGGAGGGAAACGCGGCTTCTCACGCCCAAGGCGCGGCAGGCCTGTGGAGGATTCCGCGGAATGA
- the pdxA gene encoding 4-hydroxythreonine-4-phosphate dehydrogenase PdxA: protein MRRLALTCGDPAGIGPEIIERWLAAVSQKSREVAVIGPARWLAALPLREDERIAVGADSYAALPGQPDDASARIAWDAMERAAAGCVTGEFGGVVTGPVSKARLARIGFGFPGQTEFFASRWEGEPTMAFCGGKLRVVLLTWHIPLREVPAHLTEENFERAIRAAMELGRAEGFSAPRVGVCGLNPHAGEEGLLGSEERDTINPILERQRVVHPGLSLCLPGDTLFRRAVSGEFDVVLALYHDQGLAPLKLVDFDDAVNVTLGLSHVRTSPDHGTAFAIAGKGHANPRSFTNAVEVARKLIRHRAALA from the coding sequence ATGAGGCGCCTCGCTCTCACCTGTGGCGATCCCGCCGGCATCGGCCCGGAGATCATCGAGCGCTGGCTCGCTGCGGTTTCGCAGAAGAGCCGCGAGGTCGCGGTGATTGGTCCGGCGCGCTGGCTGGCGGCCCTGCCGCTGCGGGAGGATGAACGCATCGCGGTGGGTGCGGACTCTTACGCCGCCCTGCCCGGCCAGCCGGATGATGCGAGTGCGCGGATTGCGTGGGACGCGATGGAGCGCGCGGCCGCGGGATGCGTGACGGGCGAATTCGGAGGAGTCGTGACGGGGCCCGTGAGCAAGGCGCGGCTTGCGCGCATCGGCTTCGGATTCCCCGGGCAGACCGAGTTTTTCGCGAGCCGCTGGGAGGGTGAGCCAACGATGGCGTTCTGCGGCGGGAAACTGCGGGTCGTGCTTCTCACCTGGCACATCCCGCTGCGGGAGGTGCCTGCTCACCTGACGGAGGAGAATTTTGAGCGTGCGATCCGCGCGGCCATGGAACTGGGGCGTGCGGAGGGATTCTCGGCGCCGCGTGTGGGCGTCTGCGGATTGAATCCGCACGCGGGAGAGGAGGGCCTTTTGGGCTCGGAGGAGCGCGACACGATCAACCCCATCCTGGAACGTCAGCGTGTGGTGCATCCGGGGCTGTCGCTTTGCCTGCCCGGCGACACGCTGTTCAGGCGGGCGGTGTCCGGTGAATTCGATGTAGTCCTGGCGCTGTATCATGACCAGGGGCTGGCACCGCTGAAGCTGGTGGATTTTGACGATGCCGTGAACGTGACCCTGGGCCTGTCGCATGTGCGGACCAGCCCGGATCATGGAACCGCATTTGCCATTGCCGGCAAAGGCCACGCCAATCCGCGCAGTTTCACGAATGCCGTTGAAGTTGCGCGGAAACTGATCCGTCACCGAGCGGCGCTTGCCTGA
- a CDS encoding class I SAM-dependent methyltransferase, producing MSFDGVAPFYRGMERFLAGGILQKARTCHFDRLQAARSILIVGEGIGRSLEVLIPQAPLADITVVEASGGMIEVAHKRLQKGNLPTARVCWHQADIRSWDIAARSFDAVITPFVLDCFIRDDVDAVVSHIAGSVTPGGQWLHADFQIPPHGWRRARARLIHALMYRTFRTLVHLESREATPVAPYLQRSGFQLEAQAEFCARLIRSEVWRAP from the coding sequence ATGAGTTTTGACGGAGTCGCGCCCTTCTATCGGGGGATGGAGCGTTTTCTCGCGGGAGGCATCCTGCAAAAAGCGCGGACCTGCCACTTCGACCGGCTCCAAGCGGCCCGCAGCATTCTCATCGTTGGCGAAGGAATTGGGCGCAGTCTGGAGGTGCTCATCCCCCAGGCGCCGCTCGCGGACATCACGGTCGTGGAGGCGAGCGGCGGCATGATCGAGGTCGCCCACAAGCGTCTTCAGAAAGGGAATCTCCCGACAGCGCGGGTCTGCTGGCACCAGGCTGACATCCGTTCGTGGGACATTGCCGCCCGCAGTTTCGATGCAGTCATCACGCCGTTCGTGCTTGACTGCTTCATCCGCGACGACGTCGACGCGGTCGTATCACACATCGCGGGTTCCGTCACGCCTGGCGGCCAATGGCTGCACGCCGATTTCCAGATACCTCCGCATGGCTGGAGGCGCGCACGGGCACGACTCATCCACGCACTCATGTACCGCACCTTCCGGACACTGGTGCACCTGGAGTCCCGTGAAGCAACCCCAGTAGCGCCCTATCTCCAGCGCTCGGGTTTTCAGCTCGAAGCACAGGCGGAATTTTGCGCCCGGCTCATTCGCTCCGAGGTGTGGCGCGCCCCTTGA